The proteins below are encoded in one region of Pangasianodon hypophthalmus isolate fPanHyp1 chromosome 6, fPanHyp1.pri, whole genome shotgun sequence:
- the bnc1 gene encoding zinc finger protein basonuclin-1 isoform X1: MSQAICCTLVNCTCDSFRPGKLKRRQCENCRHGWVAHALSKLKMQHAYDGGQVEIVHSNVVFDICSLMLYGTQAIPVRLKILLDRLFSVLKQEEVIKILNALDWTLQDYIRGYVLQDVAGKVLDRWAIMTFEEEIATLQQFLRFGETKSIVELMALQDKEGQAIIVPTVRANSDIRSFIESSMQRPSVPPTTEPLSRNNGHHFESLVNNMAFMLPLQLLNSVPAPLLRSRADSRQQDVSARPEILDSNPDTSSHFTSDIEREDIPMERASTNLESDDFTLSDNYSSPSTPCTPSISSDIAQVSPESKIRPGVGMKKGRVFCSACEKTFYDKGTLKIHYNAVHLKIKHKCTIEGCNMVFSSLRSRNRHSANPNPRLHMPMNRNNRDRDVRDGLSGGDEAEKRDLSRPVSSYISNSESKLHSSFPSISHSGIVFPNLKTVQPVLPFYRSLVTPAELANTPGNLPSLPLLSSSSVPVSVGDMESNAEPVPKKKSRKSSMPIKIEKDELEERSSSNNDDDDDPPASMDSGMDCMVKTECDEHGVVHPSIQPSVLTHSSHTEELQTEDKHQAQGCSLTHSLSSFSNTQRDLLDFGDQTCSEDLDLRPTGEVALSGTPCESEVRTDADGDLQIVCADDEDELLHHCESCNKTFKNSYSAKMHYRSVHLKEMHMCTVAGCNAAFPSRRSRDRHSANLNLHHKLLTKDHYVFTPSCRDISADSEFPPKDPLSQTSVIFKSTNRMGLVFPMSKSSDSVEDPVEDEAVLDLSTRGSGHSSSWDSDAGSEEELPMEDSDENESCDGLSSSVVSLGQQVNNSSSPITCHVCQKVYSNKGTFRAHYKTVHLRLLHKCKVPGCDTTFSSVRSRNRHSQNPNLHRNLPTNNTTVNQE; the protein is encoded by the exons ATGTCTCAG GCGATTTGCTGCACGCTGGTGAACTGTACCTGCGACAGTTTCAGACCCGGAAAGCTGAAACGTCGTCAGTGTGAGAACTGCAGGCACGGATGGGTCGCTCACG ctctgaGCAAGCTGAAGATGCAGCACGCGTATGACGGAGGCCAGGTGGAGATCGTTCACTCCAACGTGGTGTTTGATATCTGCAGTTTGATGCTGTACGGTACGCAGGCCATCCCGGTGCGGCTGAAGATCCTGCTCGATCGACTGTTCAGCGTCCTGAAGCAGGAAGAAGTCATCAAAATCCTCAACGCGCTCGACTGGACGCTGCAGGACTACATACGAGGATACGTCCtgcag GATGTGGCTGGCAAAGTCCTGGACCGCTGGGCCATCATGACCTTCGAGGAGGAAATTGCGACACTGCAGCAGTTCCTCCGCTTCGGAGAGACAAAGTCCATTGTCGAGCTGATGGCCCTGCAGGACAAAGAAGGGCAGGCGATCATCGTGCCGACAGTTAGAGCGAACTCGGACATCCGTAGCTTCATAGAGAGCAGCATGCAGCGTCCGTCAGTGCCGCCCACAACGGAGCCTCTGAGCAGAAACAATGGCCACCACTTTGAGAGTTTGGTCAACAACATGGCCTTCATGCTGCCTCTGCAGTTGCTCAACTCTGTTCCTGCACCGCTGCTCAGGTCCAGAGCAGATTCCCGCCAGCAGGATGTTTCGGCACGACCCGAAATTCTGGATTCAAACCCTGACACCTCCTCTCACTTCACCTCTGATATAGAAAGAGAAGATATACCCATGGAGAGAGCAAGCACCAATTTAGAATCAGATGACTTCACATTGAGCGATAACTATTCCTCACCCTCGACACCTTGCACGCCCTCAATCAGCTCCGATATCGCCCAAGTGTCGCCGGAGTCGAAAATCCGCCCAGGAGTTGGGATGAAAAAAGGCCGTGTTTTCTGCAGTGCCTGTGAAAAGACCTTTTATGACAAAGGAACACTGAAGATCCACTACAATGCTGTTCACCTCAAGATCAAGCACAAGTGCACTATCGAGGGATGCAACATGGTCTTCAGCTCGTTGAGAAGCCGCAACCGGCACAGCGCCAACCCGAACCCACGCCTGCACATGCCCATGAATCGAAACAATCGGGACAGGGATGTGAGGGATGGACTGAGTGGGGGGGATGAGGCAGAAAAGCGGGACCTCAGCAGGCCTGTCTCCAGCTACATCAGCAATTCTGAGTCCAAACTGCACAGCTCCTTTCCAAGCATCAGCCACAGCGGGATTGTCTTCCCCAACCTAAAGACTGTGCAGCCAGTGCTGCCTTTCTACCGCAGCCTGGTGACACCTGCTGAGCTTGCCAACACACCTGGAAATCTGCCCTCCCTGCCCCTACTGTCCTCTTCTTCTGTGCCTGTAAGCGTAGGAGACATGGAGAGCAATGCCGAACCTGTGCCCAAGAAGAAATCCCGTAAATCCAGCATGCCCATAAAGATTGAGAAAGATGAGTTGGAAGAGCGAAGCAGCTccaataatgatgatgatgacgatccTCCTGCCAGTATGGACTCTGGGATGGATTGTATGGTAAAGACAGAATGTGATGAGCATGGTGTTGTTCATCCCTCAATCCAGCCCTCTGTCCTCACCCATTCTTCCCATACAGAAGAACTACAAACAGAGGACAAACACCAAGCCCAGGGGTGCAGTCTCACCCACTCGCTGTCTTCCTTCAGCAACACGCAAAGAGACTTACTTGACTTTGGAGACCAAACCTGCAGCGAAGACTTGGATCTCCGACCCACTGGCGAAGTGGCACTAAGCGGCACCCCCTGTGAGTCTGAGGTCCGCACAGACGCCGATGGTGACCTACAGATTGTGTGTGCAGATGATGAAGACGAGCTTCTCCATCACTGCGAGAGTTGCAATAAGACCTTCAAAAACTCCTACAGTGCCAAAATGCATTACCGCAGCGTCCACTTGAAGGAAATGCACATGTGCACCGTAGCAGGCTGCAACGCCGCTTTCCCGTCCCGCAGGAGCAGAGACAG ACACAGTGCAAATTTGAATTTACATCACAAGCTGTTGACCAAAGATCACTACGTCTTCACTCCGTCCTGCAGAGACATCTCCGCTGATTCTGAATTCCCTCCTAAAGATCCTCTGAGCCAGACGTCTGTTATCTTCAAGAGCACAAACCGCATGGGCCTTGTGTTTCCCATGAGCAAATCCTCTGATAGCGTAGAGGATCCGGTGGAGGACGAGGCCGTGTTGGACCTAAGCACCAGAGGAAGTGGTCACTCTTCTTCCTGGGACTCAGATGCAGGCAGTGAGGAGGAGCTCCCCATGGAGGACAGCGATGAGAACGAGAGTTGCGACGGGCTGAGTTCCAGTGTGGTCAGTCTCGGGCAGCAGGTCAACAACTCATCTTCACCCATCACCTGCCACGTCTGCCAGAAGGTTTACAGCAACAAGGGCACATTCAGGGCGCACTACAAAACCGTGCACCTTCGGCTCCTGCACAAGTGCAAGGTACCAGGGTGTGACACAACGTTCTCTTCCGTCCGGAGCCGCAATCGACACAGCCAGAACCCAAATTTACACCGGAACCTTCCGACAAACAACACCACCGTCAATCAGGAGTAG
- the bnc1 gene encoding zinc finger protein basonuclin-1 isoform X2, with translation MQHAYDGGQVEIVHSNVVFDICSLMLYGTQAIPVRLKILLDRLFSVLKQEEVIKILNALDWTLQDYIRGYVLQDVAGKVLDRWAIMTFEEEIATLQQFLRFGETKSIVELMALQDKEGQAIIVPTVRANSDIRSFIESSMQRPSVPPTTEPLSRNNGHHFESLVNNMAFMLPLQLLNSVPAPLLRSRADSRQQDVSARPEILDSNPDTSSHFTSDIEREDIPMERASTNLESDDFTLSDNYSSPSTPCTPSISSDIAQVSPESKIRPGVGMKKGRVFCSACEKTFYDKGTLKIHYNAVHLKIKHKCTIEGCNMVFSSLRSRNRHSANPNPRLHMPMNRNNRDRDVRDGLSGGDEAEKRDLSRPVSSYISNSESKLHSSFPSISHSGIVFPNLKTVQPVLPFYRSLVTPAELANTPGNLPSLPLLSSSSVPVSVGDMESNAEPVPKKKSRKSSMPIKIEKDELEERSSSNNDDDDDPPASMDSGMDCMVKTECDEHGVVHPSIQPSVLTHSSHTEELQTEDKHQAQGCSLTHSLSSFSNTQRDLLDFGDQTCSEDLDLRPTGEVALSGTPCESEVRTDADGDLQIVCADDEDELLHHCESCNKTFKNSYSAKMHYRSVHLKEMHMCTVAGCNAAFPSRRSRDRHSANLNLHHKLLTKDHYVFTPSCRDISADSEFPPKDPLSQTSVIFKSTNRMGLVFPMSKSSDSVEDPVEDEAVLDLSTRGSGHSSSWDSDAGSEEELPMEDSDENESCDGLSSSVVSLGQQVNNSSSPITCHVCQKVYSNKGTFRAHYKTVHLRLLHKCKVPGCDTTFSSVRSRNRHSQNPNLHRNLPTNNTTVNQE, from the exons ATGCAGCACGCGTATGACGGAGGCCAGGTGGAGATCGTTCACTCCAACGTGGTGTTTGATATCTGCAGTTTGATGCTGTACGGTACGCAGGCCATCCCGGTGCGGCTGAAGATCCTGCTCGATCGACTGTTCAGCGTCCTGAAGCAGGAAGAAGTCATCAAAATCCTCAACGCGCTCGACTGGACGCTGCAGGACTACATACGAGGATACGTCCtgcag GATGTGGCTGGCAAAGTCCTGGACCGCTGGGCCATCATGACCTTCGAGGAGGAAATTGCGACACTGCAGCAGTTCCTCCGCTTCGGAGAGACAAAGTCCATTGTCGAGCTGATGGCCCTGCAGGACAAAGAAGGGCAGGCGATCATCGTGCCGACAGTTAGAGCGAACTCGGACATCCGTAGCTTCATAGAGAGCAGCATGCAGCGTCCGTCAGTGCCGCCCACAACGGAGCCTCTGAGCAGAAACAATGGCCACCACTTTGAGAGTTTGGTCAACAACATGGCCTTCATGCTGCCTCTGCAGTTGCTCAACTCTGTTCCTGCACCGCTGCTCAGGTCCAGAGCAGATTCCCGCCAGCAGGATGTTTCGGCACGACCCGAAATTCTGGATTCAAACCCTGACACCTCCTCTCACTTCACCTCTGATATAGAAAGAGAAGATATACCCATGGAGAGAGCAAGCACCAATTTAGAATCAGATGACTTCACATTGAGCGATAACTATTCCTCACCCTCGACACCTTGCACGCCCTCAATCAGCTCCGATATCGCCCAAGTGTCGCCGGAGTCGAAAATCCGCCCAGGAGTTGGGATGAAAAAAGGCCGTGTTTTCTGCAGTGCCTGTGAAAAGACCTTTTATGACAAAGGAACACTGAAGATCCACTACAATGCTGTTCACCTCAAGATCAAGCACAAGTGCACTATCGAGGGATGCAACATGGTCTTCAGCTCGTTGAGAAGCCGCAACCGGCACAGCGCCAACCCGAACCCACGCCTGCACATGCCCATGAATCGAAACAATCGGGACAGGGATGTGAGGGATGGACTGAGTGGGGGGGATGAGGCAGAAAAGCGGGACCTCAGCAGGCCTGTCTCCAGCTACATCAGCAATTCTGAGTCCAAACTGCACAGCTCCTTTCCAAGCATCAGCCACAGCGGGATTGTCTTCCCCAACCTAAAGACTGTGCAGCCAGTGCTGCCTTTCTACCGCAGCCTGGTGACACCTGCTGAGCTTGCCAACACACCTGGAAATCTGCCCTCCCTGCCCCTACTGTCCTCTTCTTCTGTGCCTGTAAGCGTAGGAGACATGGAGAGCAATGCCGAACCTGTGCCCAAGAAGAAATCCCGTAAATCCAGCATGCCCATAAAGATTGAGAAAGATGAGTTGGAAGAGCGAAGCAGCTccaataatgatgatgatgacgatccTCCTGCCAGTATGGACTCTGGGATGGATTGTATGGTAAAGACAGAATGTGATGAGCATGGTGTTGTTCATCCCTCAATCCAGCCCTCTGTCCTCACCCATTCTTCCCATACAGAAGAACTACAAACAGAGGACAAACACCAAGCCCAGGGGTGCAGTCTCACCCACTCGCTGTCTTCCTTCAGCAACACGCAAAGAGACTTACTTGACTTTGGAGACCAAACCTGCAGCGAAGACTTGGATCTCCGACCCACTGGCGAAGTGGCACTAAGCGGCACCCCCTGTGAGTCTGAGGTCCGCACAGACGCCGATGGTGACCTACAGATTGTGTGTGCAGATGATGAAGACGAGCTTCTCCATCACTGCGAGAGTTGCAATAAGACCTTCAAAAACTCCTACAGTGCCAAAATGCATTACCGCAGCGTCCACTTGAAGGAAATGCACATGTGCACCGTAGCAGGCTGCAACGCCGCTTTCCCGTCCCGCAGGAGCAGAGACAG ACACAGTGCAAATTTGAATTTACATCACAAGCTGTTGACCAAAGATCACTACGTCTTCACTCCGTCCTGCAGAGACATCTCCGCTGATTCTGAATTCCCTCCTAAAGATCCTCTGAGCCAGACGTCTGTTATCTTCAAGAGCACAAACCGCATGGGCCTTGTGTTTCCCATGAGCAAATCCTCTGATAGCGTAGAGGATCCGGTGGAGGACGAGGCCGTGTTGGACCTAAGCACCAGAGGAAGTGGTCACTCTTCTTCCTGGGACTCAGATGCAGGCAGTGAGGAGGAGCTCCCCATGGAGGACAGCGATGAGAACGAGAGTTGCGACGGGCTGAGTTCCAGTGTGGTCAGTCTCGGGCAGCAGGTCAACAACTCATCTTCACCCATCACCTGCCACGTCTGCCAGAAGGTTTACAGCAACAAGGGCACATTCAGGGCGCACTACAAAACCGTGCACCTTCGGCTCCTGCACAAGTGCAAGGTACCAGGGTGTGACACAACGTTCTCTTCCGTCCGGAGCCGCAATCGACACAGCCAGAACCCAAATTTACACCGGAACCTTCCGACAAACAACACCACCGTCAATCAGGAGTAG